CCCCAGAAAAGAATTTCACCGGACTTTAGATAGTGAGATTCAGCGCTTCTGGGACTTATGTCCATGATCTGAAGGCTTGTGTAGTCAACAGGCTGCCACATGGAGATGTCGGCCGGCCGGATAACCTTAATGCCTCCGGACCCGCTCCGGGTAAGCCGGGTTCTCGTGGAATAGCCGGATCTTATGTTTACAAGCTTCTTAAGCTCTTCTTTAGCCATATTATTTTTGCTTTCCGTGTTCATAGTCTGGGACTGCTGCGGCAGTTTATGTTCGGGGTATCAGGGAGCCGTTGAGGTGTTTATGTACAATGCCTGAAATGAGAGTTTGACAGGGTATGCCTTCCTCAAGTGCCTTTATTTGTATCTGGTGGTAGTCTTTTTGTGAAAGCCGAAGATTGATTCGCTTGTCCTTTTTCAGGGTATTCAGGGTATTTCGAGCAGCCTCCATTGCATGCTTTCTTTCCTGATCCGGATTTTCAACGGGCTGCCATTGGCTGCGCTCAATGGATTCCATTAGATCTTTTTCTTGCTGATCCACCGGCATGAATGCTTTTTCTCTTAATGTATTCATTGTTTCCCTCCCATTAACTGACAGTTGAAAATCTCCCAATTGCTGCGTCGCTGCAAAAAGTTCAAACTCTTACGTATCATAAATACGCTGCGATCTTGAACTTTTTTTGCTCCTTGCACTTGGAATTTTTGAACAGCCAGTTGAATAAGGACTTTTTCAACACGCTGATAAACCGTATTTTTTTGTGTATTTACGGCTTGGAAAAATGGATGCCTTTTGTCAATCATGCTGAATATTCAGCAGTCAGTTAAAGCCCTTTTTCCACAATTATCAAATTTTTCTTGACATTTTGAATTATTTAATATACTGTAATTTACATCATGGCAGTGAACAACTTCTGTAAATGCTGGTTTTTCCGGCCCTGTCTCTATTCTGCCGCCTGGCTCTGCTGTGCATAGTCACTATGTATTACAGGTTTTTATTGCGTGTCAAGCACTTCCTGAAAAAATAACCAGAAAGCAAAATTTTTCTTGACATTTCCAGCATTATATATAATACTGCATTTCAAGTTAGCCGGAAACGTCAAGTTCGCAAGCGGGTGTTGACTGTTTCCAGGCCCCCGGTAAATCTGTAGTTTCAAGGAGGAAGGATGAATTACATTCCCACGGTGGTTCAGAGTCAGGGCAGGACAGAACGGCACTATGACATCTATTCCAGGCTTCTCAGGGACAGGATAGTGTTTCTGGGCGTTCCTGTAAGTGATGACATTGCCAATCTTGTCTGTGCTCAGCTGCTGTTTCTTGAGTCGGAAAATCAGGAAATGGAAATAAACCTGTACATCAATTCCCCGGGCGGATCAGTCACTGCAGGCATGGCCATTTATGACACAATTCAGTACATTTCCGCTCCAGTGGCCACCTTGTGCATGGGGCAGGCCGCCAGCATGGGAGCTTTGCTCCTGGCCGCAGGAGAGCCGGGAATGCGCTACGCACTGCCCCACAGCCGGATACTTATCCATCAGCCCATGGGAGGATTTCAGGGGCAGGCTACGGATATTGACATACAGGCCAGGGAAATAATCAAGCTCAAGAAGAGCCTCAATGAAATCATGTCCAGGCATACTGGAACAGACATGGTTAGACTGGAGCATGATACTGACAGAGATTACTACATGAGTCCGGCTGAAGCCAGGGATTACGGGCTTATCGATCACATCCTCAATTCAAGATCTGAAATTGATCAGCTTCTCAGTCAAAACAGCAGTATCTCAAGTTCATAAGTTTTATTCAAATCTGAACCAGAATCTTTCTGCTTAACCCTTAAAAATGCTTCATTTAAGCTCTCTGCAGTGCCAGGGAGTATTATTTTCACCAATTGTCTATCAGTATAATATATACTGTATTTCGAAACCTTACAGGAGGATTGTTATGAAATCAAATGTTGCCGCCAAAGCCAGGCCTGTTGGCTTTCTGTCTCGAAAAGACAAGAGCAGTCAGCCGGCTGAACCTCAGTACCAGGACCGTGAAGCATTAATTACCTTTGACTCCGGATACAGTATATCCATGAAAGAGGCCAATCATAATCTTATGATTCTGGGCATAACCGGGTGCGGCAAGACATCCACACATACTTTGCCTGTTCTGGAAAAAGCTCTGAAAGAGACAATGGGCGGCCTGATAATTGACGTCAAAAATAACTTTACCGGATCTGTGCGAAAGCTTGCCGCTACCTGCGGCAGAGAGGCGGATATAATTGAAATAGGCACGCATGATACTGCTCAGCCAATAAATATTCTTAAATGCTACAGTCTTGATGAGCAGTGCCAGATACTGGAAAGCCTGATTATGGAAAAGGTGAAAAAGACCAACAACGTTGACTGGCATTTTAAGGGAACAGGGATGGTTCAGCAGGTGTGCAGGACATTATACTTTATAGAAAAAATGAGGCCGGGCAAAGGCTTTGCCCCGAGTCTGGCCCTGATTGCCAGGCTTATCAATGATCAGGAGATGGCCCAGAAGACCTGGAAATATTTTCTGAGCTGCATGGACCATTCAAATCCTGATCACCTGGGTCTGAAGGCGCGAGTGGAGTCTGACAATTTCAGCATACTTGTTCCAGCCAAAACTAAAAGCCACCAAAAAGACTGGGACCAGCAGGTGGCATGGAGACTGGCCTTGCCCAGGAAATTTCTGGAGGAATTTGCGTCAGGGTCTCTGGCTGATAATCTGTCTTCCGTGGACGGACCCGGGGTGGACCTTGAAGATCTGATTTTAAGACAGAAAAAAATGGTAGTGATCAGGTTTTCAGTTAAGAGCGGGGGGCCGGGCAACAGGCTGGCCAGGATGCTCAAGGAACGTTTTTACAGCGCTGTCTACTCACGCTTCGATCATGAAGATCAGATATCTGATCATGACTATGTACTTTGCCTCATGGATGAATTTCAGGATATTCTGCATCTGGATGAAAATTCATCCCTGGATGATTTCAGCTGGGTTTCCAAGGCCAGGGAATTCAAAGTTATCAATGTCATGGCTACTCAGAACATGTCCAGCCTTTATAGAAGCGGGTGCGAGCACGCGGTCAGGTCCATGCTGTCCAACTTCGGGTGCAAGATAATCATGCAGAACGATGATGCAGCAACAGATATCTGGGTTGAAAATTCATTTTCACCCGGCATAAAAGTCCAGGACCTTGGGCCTGGAGAGGCCATTGTGGTCAAGTATGCTCTGCCGGAGCGGCGGTTGACAGTAAGTATTGAAAATGCACAGCAGGTTCACGATTCAATAACGTCATTCATCAATTCTCTGCCTGTTCCTGAGACCTGCAGTTCATGGGGAGGATCAGGATTTGATCTGAGACCTGTGGAGTTATTTCTCAGGGGGCCTGAGTGGACCAGAGAATCAGAAATACTGGAAGCAATCTACAATAAAGCTCCAGAGGCATTTTCCCAGGACAGCAGGGTTGAGCTTGATACTGAAAATCCGCAACTGGCCGCCGGCTGGGCCGCAGTTATAAGCAAAGCAGCTGAAACGGCAGCAAGGCAGAAAATTGTTATATTGGAGCTCTCAGTGAGTACAAATGAGTCAAAAGTTAAAGTTGACGGCAGTGAACAAAAAATAACTCGTTTCAGAAAAACAGTTTACAGACAGCTGGCCGGATGCTGTCATATATGCGGCGGTCAGCATGGCTCTGCCTCAAGGGCGCAGGCCTGCTGTCTGGTTGATGATATCGATTTGGAGTTATTTGATGAAGAACTTGGAGAAAGATACGGTCAGATTCTTTTGAAACCTTTCGAGCAGGTAAGTTTGAATGCTGTCGGCTGGTCAGGCATCATATTTAATGCCCTGGACAACATCATTCAAGTTTCAGATAAGATTACAATAAAAAATATTGCCGAGCATGACAACAGGCTTGCGATAGAGGCAGACACCAGAGGCCTTGGCAGGGAAGAAGATCAGCTTGTGCAGGAGATAATCCGCAGTGCATCTCTGGCCAGTCTCAGCACCTGTTATTGCTGCGGGAAACCATGCCAGGGAAAATCAAAGCGATATTCTGTACCTGTATGTCCGGACTGCAGAAAGCTCAAATCTGGTGAACCGTCTTCCCGAACTCCGGGCATGTGCTCTACAGAAACAGTTACGGACGATGAACCTCCGTTCTAATGCATACATGTAAAATCATTCGCGGGGAGCATGCTCCCCGCGATTAATGAATCTGGCCCGGAAAAGTTTATATTTGCAGATGCTCAGACGGTCAGAATTATCTCAGTTCCCGCAGCTGGAGCAGAAGGGAATAATAATTACCGCTGCCACCAAAAATATCATTAAAATTCTGTAATAACTCATAACTCATAATTCGAAATTCGACATTTAAGGAAAATCTCATGAAAATTGTATTTATCGGCGATCCTCACGGACTTCTGGACCAGGCTGCAGCCATTGCAGCAGCAGAGCAGGCAGATCTGGCCATCCTTGCAGGAGATCAGACCCCTGAAGAACCCATGGATGAAGTAATGCACAGGTTTCCCTGTAAGGTACGCTTTATCCTGGGCAATCATGATACTGACCAGGACCGCTTTCTTAAGAACCATCTACCTGCCTGGGATAAAAATATCAACTGCAGGGTGATTGAGTTCGGCGGAGTGCGCATTGCCGCCCTGGGAGGCGTGTTCAGGGCTTCAGTCTGGCATTCCAGGCAGGAATCCAGCTGGCGGTTTTACGACCGGGAGGCTTTTCTGGAACATTCAAGACCGAACACCAGGTTTCAGGGCTGGCTGCCAAGAAAGCACTGGTCAACAATTTTTCCGGAAGATATTGAGACTTTGAAATCAAAGGGTCCGGCTGATGTACTGGTCTGTCACCAGCCACCCAGCACCCACCTGCACGGATTCAAGGACATTGACCATCTGGCCGGGCTTCTGAATGTAAAAATGATTATCCACGGCCACCACCATGAATTCTATGAATCAGTAATGGGAAACGGGGTTAAGGTTGTGGGCCTGGGGATTCTTTCAAGGGAAAGGCATTTTCAGGGCATGGGGTACTATGTACTGGATACTGAAGAGTTTTGAGAAAAAGCAGCTTCTCTTCTCAGCGCCCTCAGCGTCTCTAACGAGTCTTCGAGTGGGCTAGAGAAATATTTTATAAGGACATCACAATGAGCATATTATTCATGGGCGACCCACACGGCGATTTCAAGCCTGTCATCAAGGCTGCACAGGAACTGCACCCTGAGGCCGTGATCCTTGTGGGTGATCAGCAGCCGGAAACTCCACTTGACCGGATAGTACTGGATATACCCTGTCCGGTGTGGTGGATACTGGGCAATCACGACAGTGATCAGACGGTATTCTTAAAAAACCATTTTTCCCACTGGGATTTCAACCTTGGAAACAGAGTGGTTGAAATAGCCGGAGTGCGCATTGCCGGACTTGGCGGAGAATTCCGGCAGGAAGTCTGGCATCCACAGGACGGGGAAGGTAAGCCTAAGTGGAACAGGAGGCAGGATTACCTGACCCGCCTGGCCCCAGGGGAAGGTCTCGAGGGTGCACTTCCTGAGAACTGCATGCAGGCAGGTTTGCCCCTCAGAGGCTGGACAGCAATATTTCCCGAAGATTTCGATATTCTGTTTGATCAGGGTCCTGCAGATATTCTGGCAACCCACATGGCTCCTGACTGGCATAGTTACGGCTTTAAAGAAATAAATGATCTGGCCGAACTCCTGGAAGTAAAAACCATTGTTCACGGTCATCTGCACCGTGACCGGAAAATCTTTCTGGATAACGGCATAAAAGTCATCAGTCTTGATGGAGGGGCATACTGCCTCATTTAGCAGACTGAGAATCGCATATGTTGTACATTTTCAGCATGGCTGGGAATGTACAATATATGCCTTAAATTGTGCACTTTCAGCATGGCTGGAAATGTTAAGAGTGTAGCTGGGGAAGGGAGGCAGATTCGGGCTGGGGGGGTGAACAGCCTGGTGTGAAGAAGCACGGATTATTCCCATGAGATCATAACCAAGGGAGCATTGCCTGTGAGATTAGACTATTATCATGGCACACTGCCGGGGAATGTGAAATCAATCCAGAAAGCAGGCTTTAAAAATCTCATCTGGAGGAGCGAGCACGGTAAAAGGTTCGGGAGCGGAGAATGTCTGGGAGTCGGCACTTACCTTTCGCATGACTGGAAGGAGGCCCTGTTCTTCGGAGAGGCACTGTTCAGGGTTAAGCTGCAGCAGGGAACAAAAATTGTCGACATCAGCAAAGAGCCGGACATGAAGGTCATCAACTCCCTCGGACGGGAGTTCGGGCAGGCTGTGCTCAAGCGTTCGGCAGAGTTTCACAAGCTTATTCCGCGCAATAAGCATCTCAGGCAGAAAGAGCTTATTGAACTTACCAGATTTCATTATTTTCACACCTGGGGAGTTAGACCCAGAAGACACTGTCAAGAATATAAGCTGTCAAATGATCACCGCCCCAGCTTGAATAAATGTCTGAGCATGCTCCGCCAGTACGGATTTCACGGCTACGGCAATCCAGCCGATGACATCGGTCTGGTTATTACCTGTCAGGACAGAATTATCATCAAAGAACTGGTGACGGTAGTGGATGATTGTCTTGACCCGGTCTGCTACAGGAAGTCTCTGGATGAATTAAGAGTTGAATTTGAGAAAATGAAAAAAAGAAAAGGCCCAGGCTGGCTGGATGCCTATGAGGAAACCGAAGATATTTGTTTCTGAAGAGGCAGGGCAGAAGAGCAGGCCCTGCCTTTATCCCTTGAGCTCAATGCACTGCTGCGGTTCCCGCGTCAGAATTTATTGTCTGATTATATTTTTGTATTGATTTATTTTATTCCATAGGGTAGGGGAGAATTTGACTTTGTCTGCCTGTGAGAATGATAATAAAGATTTTGTTTGTTCACTTGCTGACCAGATACCACTCCTCCTGCTGCTGCCCCGGGAATTAGAAAGACAGAGTCTGCAGACAGACTTTTACCGCTTCCTTCAACATCTGAACCTGTACGTTGCATCTTATGGACATTTCCCTTCAGAATGAGCGCCGCAGTCAAGCAAGACTTGACCGTCCAAGGGACGAGAGAACCGACTCAGCCCGGGATCTTGCCCGTATAATTCATTCTTCCTCCTTTCGCAGGCTCCAGGCCAAGACCCAGGTTCTGGGAATAGGCGAAGGGGACTTTCACCGCACCCGTCTGACCCATTCCATGGAAGTAGCCCAGATCGGCAAGGGCATTGTCCAGAATATCCGCGGCCTTCAGAGCGAAGATGAGCATATTCTGGAAATACTGCCGGACAATGACCTCATGTTTGCCGCAGGCCTGGCCCATGACCTTGGCCACCCTCCTTTCGGCCACGGCGGAGAGATCGCCCTTAACTACTGCATGCGGGATCACGGAGGCTTTGAAGGCAACGGCCAGACCCTGCGCATCCTGTCCAGGATTGAGCATCATACCCTGGATCATGGGCTTGACCTTACCCGGCGCACCCTGCTGAGTATTCTCAAATATCCTGTACAATATTCAGAAATCTGCAAAAAAGAATCTCCTGCAGCAGACCAGGGCTGCATCATCAGATCATCAGACTGGAAGCCTCCAAAATGTTATCATGGTGATGAAAAGGATGTGGTGGACTGGATTCTTGAACCGTTTAGTGAAAGTGACCGCAAGCTTTTTATCAGACACTCTGATCCTGGGACTCACAAGCATGGCAAGCCCACTGAAAAATCTCTGGACACCTCCATTCTGGAACTGGCCGATGATATTGCCTATGGCGTACATGACCTGGAGGACGGAATCGCCCTGGGACTCATCACCAGGGACAAATGGACAGCGGTTGAAGAAAAGATTGATAAAGACTGGCTCGGGCAAAAGAGTCTTCAGGACCTGAGGAACCGGCTGTTCAGCGAGGAATATGAGCGTAAGCAGAGCATAGGCGGACTGGTCAATGCCTTTATGACCAGCATTTCCGTGCGGGAGAATCCGGATTACTCAGATCCTCTGCTGAAGTACCGGGCAGAGCTTGATGCTCAGACCGGAGCCATCCTGTCCGTCATAAAAGACCTTGTTAAGGACAATGTGGTCAAGATTCCCCAGGTCCAGACCCTGGAGTTTCGGGGCCAATATCTGGTGATTCAGATATTTGAGGCCATTGCATCTGACCCGGAGCGCTTTCTCACCAGAGAATCCGCCCGCAGGTTAAACAGCCGGATTTCAAAGAAGCAGGAATACAGAATCATCTGCGACTATATAGCCGGCATGACCGATGAGTACGCAACCCGTATCTATGAGCGTCTCTTCCTGCCCAGGCAGGGGACTGTGTTTCAGAAGCTTTGAGCTGAGGGCGCAGATTTTTGCGGCAGTATAAATCAAGTGGAGTGTTATAATGGAAAGCAGAACCGCTACAAAACAAAGTCTGATTGAACTGATCCTGCAGGCCAGGGACAGGCTTGCCTCTCTCGGCGTAACCCATATCGGTCTGTTCGGATCATTTGTGCGGGACGAACAGACATCTTCCAGCGATATTGACATCCTTGCAGAATTTGCTCCTGATAAACATACTTTTGACAATTTCATGGAAGTTTCATTCCTGCTTGAAGAAATACTTGGCCGCAATGTTGAAGTCGTCACCCCTGAGGGGCTGAGTCCCCATATCGGTCCTCATATTTTAAAGGAGGTAGAGCGTGTCTCTATCGCCGAGTGAATACATTCGTCACATGCTGGACGAAATTGATTATATCATGAGCCGGATTCCAGATACTGATTATGAATCCTTCAGCCGGGATGAGACCCTCAAGCGGGCGTTTGTCAGGAGTATCGAGATTATTGGGGAAGCTTCAAAGAAGCTGCCTGAAGACATCAAGGCAATGCAGCCGGAGATAGAGTGGCGTAAAGTTTCCGGAATGAGGGATAAGCTGATTCATGACTACTTTGGTGTGGACTATTTGATTGTCTGGGATGCTGCTCTCAACAAGCTGCCTGATCTGCGCGTAAAGCTTAAAGCACTGCTCAGGCAGGTCCAATAGGAAAGTAAAAAAACTATATCGGAATCATCTGTGACTATATTGCCGGCATGACCGATGAATACGCCACCCGCATCTATGAACGCCTTTTCCTGCCCAGGCAGGGAACTGTGTTTCAGAAGCTGTGAGCTGAGAATATTTCATCCATTTTCTTAACTTCAAAGGATAAGATTTGAAAAAAGCTAACGGAAAGATTCTTTATTCTGCTGCAGATATTCTTAATTTTCTTGACTGCGAACATCATACATCCCTGGATTTGACTGATCTGGAAACACCACTTCCAAGAAGCAGCGCAACTGAAGAACAAAAGCTCATTCAGAATAAAGGCCTGGCCTTTGAAGCCAGGTATGCTCAAAAATTAAAGGATTCCGGCCTGAACTTTGTTAATATTGATGAGCAGGGAAAAGATATCCACACCAAAGCACAGGCCACTCTAAATGCCATGCGCCAGGGCGCTGATATCATTTTCCAGGGCCACCTGATTAAAGACAATCTATTCGGCGTTGCCGATTTCATGCGCAAGGTTCCCGTGCCTTCTGCCCTGGGCGAGCACAGTTATGAAGTGATAGACACCAAGCTCAGCCTGTCCACAAAAGTCAGGTTTGTTATCCAGCTGGCCTTCTACTCCCGCCTGCTTTCTTTTATTCAGGAAATTGAGCCGCAAAACATGTATATTGTCCTGGGTGATCAGACTCAAAAGACCTATCCATATAAAGATTACAGCAGATACCTCAAAAACCTGCTGGACAGATTTTTTCAAAGTGTCAATTTATGGCATCAACCTCCTGACTCAACCTATCCTGATCCTCGAGATCACTGTTCTTTTTGCAGATGGCTGGATATCTGTGATGAAAGACGATTGCAGGATGATCATTTATGCCAGGTGGCCGGGATTACCAAGGCCCAGATGAAAAAAATGAAATCCTCGGGCATTACCACCCTTGAGCAGCTGGGAAGGCTTGACCCATCAGCAGGTGTGCCTGGTATTCTGCCCCAGTCTCTGGAAAAGATCGCCAAACAGGCATCTCTGCAGCTCAAAGCCAGAGAAACAGGCAAAAATTCCTGGGAGCTGCTTCCTTATCAAGATGGTGAGAAACGCGGATTTGCCAGGATGCCCAAGCCATCACCAGGGGATATGTTTTTTGACATGGAAGGCAACCCCATGGAAGAAGGCGGGCTGGAGTATCTTTTTGGAGTTTACCTTTTTGAGAACGGCAATCCAGAGTTCAAGGCTTTCTGGGCACATACCAGATCTGAGGAAAAAAAGGCCTTTGAAGACTTCATGGATTTTGTCCTCCAGAGACTCAAGGATTATCCTGACGCTCATATCTATCACTATGCCCATTATGAAGCCACAGCCCTGAAAAAGCTCATGTCCATGCATGGAACAAGAGAATCAGCTGTGGACAACCTTTTAAGGGCAGGCAAGCTTGTTGATCTTTACAAGGTTGTTCGTGAGGGGATCCGGGTTTCAGAACCAGGGTATTCCATCAAAAATCTGGAAAGTTTCTATATGGACAAGAGATCCGGAGATGTTCAGACAGCTGCTGGCAGTATCGTCTTTTATGAACAATGGAAAGAAACAGGCGATGATGGCCTGTTAAAGAAAATTGAGGACTACAACTATGATGATGTCCTTTCAACTTATCTCCTGAGAGAGTGGCTGCTTGAGCTGAGACCTGACAACATTCCATGGCATGGTGAAATAGAAGATGGCAGCACACATGATACCGATATTGGCGCTCTAAATGAACATGAAGAGCGCATTGAAGATTACCGGAAGCGCATGATTGATCCCTTGCCCGAGGATAAAAGTCAGTGGACAGGTCAGGATTACGCCAAAGAGCTGACCTGGCAGCTGCTGGATTTTTATCGCCGCTCGGAGAAGCCACTATGGTGGGCTTATTATTCCCGCCTGGAGATGGATGAAGATGAACTTATTGAAGATGTTGAATGCATCGCAGGGGTTACTCCGGATCCAGCCAGAGTTCCTGAACAGGTCAAGCGGTCCTTGCGCCACTTCTTCACTTTTCCGGAGCAGGAAACCAAGATTAAAAGCAGAGACAGTGTTGCCTGTCTTGATGACGGTCTTGCTCTGAGCAATCTGGAGGTTGATGATCAAAACCGGCAACTGAGCTTTACACTTGGAAAAAATAAAAACTTTGGACACGTAAGGTTCAATGTTGGTCCAAAAGGTCCAGTGCCCAGTGATCCCCTTAAAGAAGCAGTGTTTCGTTTTGCTGACAGCCTTATTGCAGATGATGAAAAATACAGGGCCATTAAGTCACTTCTTAATCGTCAGCAGCCGAACATCCAGGGCCATACCCCGGGGTCAGCAATTATTGATCAGAACCAGGATATTCTGCCTCAAATGAGCCAGGCAATCTCCAGCCTTGATCATAGTCATATCTTTATCCAGGGGCCTCCCGGTTCAGGAAAAACATACAGCGGATCAAGGACAATTGCGGACCTGCTCCAAAAAGGCTTTCGTGTAGGAGTGTCATCCAACAGTCACAAGGCCATAATAAATCTCCTTGAATCTGTGGAAAATGTTGCCAAAGAAAGAGGTTTCTCCTTCAAAGGGGCCAAAAAAAGCAATAAAGATCTTGAAAGTACCCATATAAAGGGAGAGTTTATTGAGGATCATTTTGATAATAAAAAGATTTTCAATGAAGAATATCAGCTCCTGGCAGGTACAGCCTGGCTTTTTTCCAGTCCTGCACTGGATCAGAAACTTGATTATCTGTTCATTGATGAGGCCGGGCAAGTAGCTTTAGCCAACATGGTTGCCATGGGG
This portion of the Desulfonatronovibrio magnus genome encodes:
- a CDS encoding TM0106 family RecB-like putative nuclease, with product MKKANGKILYSAADILNFLDCEHHTSLDLTDLETPLPRSSATEEQKLIQNKGLAFEARYAQKLKDSGLNFVNIDEQGKDIHTKAQATLNAMRQGADIIFQGHLIKDNLFGVADFMRKVPVPSALGEHSYEVIDTKLSLSTKVRFVIQLAFYSRLLSFIQEIEPQNMYIVLGDQTQKTYPYKDYSRYLKNLLDRFFQSVNLWHQPPDSTYPDPRDHCSFCRWLDICDERRLQDDHLCQVAGITKAQMKKMKSSGITTLEQLGRLDPSAGVPGILPQSLEKIAKQASLQLKARETGKNSWELLPYQDGEKRGFARMPKPSPGDMFFDMEGNPMEEGGLEYLFGVYLFENGNPEFKAFWAHTRSEEKKAFEDFMDFVLQRLKDYPDAHIYHYAHYEATALKKLMSMHGTRESAVDNLLRAGKLVDLYKVVREGIRVSEPGYSIKNLESFYMDKRSGDVQTAAGSIVFYEQWKETGDDGLLKKIEDYNYDDVLSTYLLREWLLELRPDNIPWHGEIEDGSTHDTDIGALNEHEERIEDYRKRMIDPLPEDKSQWTGQDYAKELTWQLLDFYRRSEKPLWWAYYSRLEMDEDELIEDVECIAGVTPDPARVPEQVKRSLRHFFTFPEQETKIKSRDSVACLDDGLALSNLEVDDQNRQLSFTLGKNKNFGHVRFNVGPKGPVPSDPLKEAVFRFADSLIADDEKYRAIKSLLNRQQPNIQGHTPGSAIIDQNQDILPQMSQAISSLDHSHIFIQGPPGSGKTYSGSRTIADLLQKGFRVGVSSNSHKAIINLLESVENVAKERGFSFKGAKKSNKDLESTHIKGEFIEDHFDNKKIFNEEYQLLAGTAWLFSSPALDQKLDYLFIDEAGQVALANMVAMGTSARNIVLLGDQMQLGQPIQGVHPGRSGESTLEYLLDGKATIPPDKGIFLGTTWRMNPEVNALISDMIYESRLEPESNNANQRLILNGNAHSALLPAGVRHIPVKHDGCSQKSQEEAEVVKELVESLTSQQYQDKHKNIHPLGLENILVVAPYNLQVNLLKSVLPQGARVGTVDKFQGQQAEVVIVSMATSNEEYLPRHIDFLFSKNRLNVAVSRAKSLAIVVSNPALMSIKCSQPEQVALVNALCWVKE
- a CDS encoding nucleotidyltransferase family protein translates to MESRTATKQSLIELILQARDRLASLGVTHIGLFGSFVRDEQTSSSDIDILAEFAPDKHTFDNFMEVSFLLEEILGRNVEVVTPEGLSPHIGPHILKEVERVSIAE
- a CDS encoding ATP-dependent Clp protease proteolytic subunit — protein: MNYIPTVVQSQGRTERHYDIYSRLLRDRIVFLGVPVSDDIANLVCAQLLFLESENQEMEINLYINSPGGSVTAGMAIYDTIQYISAPVATLCMGQAASMGALLLAAGEPGMRYALPHSRILIHQPMGGFQGQATDIDIQAREIIKLKKSLNEIMSRHTGTDMVRLEHDTDRDYYMSPAEARDYGLIDHILNSRSEIDQLLSQNSSISSS
- a CDS encoding metallophosphoesterase family protein, with the protein product MSILFMGDPHGDFKPVIKAAQELHPEAVILVGDQQPETPLDRIVLDIPCPVWWILGNHDSDQTVFLKNHFSHWDFNLGNRVVEIAGVRIAGLGGEFRQEVWHPQDGEGKPKWNRRQDYLTRLAPGEGLEGALPENCMQAGLPLRGWTAIFPEDFDILFDQGPADILATHMAPDWHSYGFKEINDLAELLEVKTIVHGHLHRDRKIFLDNGIKVISLDGGAYCLI
- a CDS encoding antitoxin, which encodes MNTLREKAFMPVDQQEKDLMESIERSQWQPVENPDQERKHAMEAARNTLNTLKKDKRINLRLSQKDYHQIQIKALEEGIPCQTLISGIVHKHLNGSLIPRT
- a CDS encoding metallophosphoesterase family protein, with the protein product MKIVFIGDPHGLLDQAAAIAAAEQADLAILAGDQTPEEPMDEVMHRFPCKVRFILGNHDTDQDRFLKNHLPAWDKNINCRVIEFGGVRIAALGGVFRASVWHSRQESSWRFYDREAFLEHSRPNTRFQGWLPRKHWSTIFPEDIETLKSKGPADVLVCHQPPSTHLHGFKDIDHLAGLLNVKMIIHGHHHEFYESVMGNGVKVVGLGILSRERHFQGMGYYVLDTEEF
- a CDS encoding HepT-like ribonuclease domain-containing protein, coding for MSLSPSEYIRHMLDEIDYIMSRIPDTDYESFSRDETLKRAFVRSIEIIGEASKKLPEDIKAMQPEIEWRKVSGMRDKLIHDYFGVDYLIVWDAALNKLPDLRVKLKALLRQVQ
- a CDS encoding anti-phage deoxyguanosine triphosphatase, which gives rise to MDISLQNERRSQARLDRPRDERTDSARDLARIIHSSSFRRLQAKTQVLGIGEGDFHRTRLTHSMEVAQIGKGIVQNIRGLQSEDEHILEILPDNDLMFAAGLAHDLGHPPFGHGGEIALNYCMRDHGGFEGNGQTLRILSRIEHHTLDHGLDLTRRTLLSILKYPVQYSEICKKESPAADQGCIIRSSDWKPPKCYHGDEKDVVDWILEPFSESDRKLFIRHSDPGTHKHGKPTEKSLDTSILELADDIAYGVHDLEDGIALGLITRDKWTAVEEKIDKDWLGQKSLQDLRNRLFSEEYERKQSIGGLVNAFMTSISVRENPDYSDPLLKYRAELDAQTGAILSVIKDLVKDNVVKIPQVQTLEFRGQYLVIQIFEAIASDPERFLTRESARRLNSRISKKQEYRIICDYIAGMTDEYATRIYERLFLPRQGTVFQKL